The following are encoded in a window of Phaseolus vulgaris cultivar G19833 chromosome 3, P. vulgaris v2.0, whole genome shotgun sequence genomic DNA:
- the LOC137806562 gene encoding uncharacterized protein: protein MSFLSWPSSHSWQPTMSSVNTTTLSYWLNWRFFFCALWILVSMALAFFLIFKYEGFSKSRSNSGESEGEEAGLLHEDEAWNTCLKGIDPSWLLIYRVICFIVLLALLIATVAADGGGIFYFYTQWTFTLVTIYFGLGSYFSLYGCSLKQYKIASNIVNGASLDAEVGTYIVPTHDRKIASLWGYIFQIIFQTCAGAVVLTDSVFWFILYPLLSSRDYSVDFLVFCLHSINALFLLGDTSLNCMRFPMFRFAYFVLWTATFVIFQWIIHVCVSLWWPYPFLELSSPYAPLWYLAVALMHFPCYGVFVLIIRMKHLWLSRSFPGSSRFER, encoded by the exons ATGAGTTTCTTATCCTGGCCTTCTAGCCATTCATGGCAACCCACCATGAGTTCAGTCAACACCACTACTTTAAGTTATTGGTTGAATTGGAGGTTCTTCTTTTGTGCTCTATGGATTTTAGTATCCATGGCTCtggcattttttttaatattcaagTATGAAGGATTCAGTAAATCAAGATCAAACAGTGGAGAAAGTGAAGGAGAAGAAGCTGGATTATTACATGAGGATGAGGCATGGAACACCTGTCTCAAAGGAATTGATCCTTCATGGCTGCTAATTTATAGAGTAATTTGTTTTATTGTGCTTTTGGCTTTGCTCATTGCCACTGTGGCTGCAGATGGAGGAGGCATATTTTACTTCTACACTCA ATGGACCTTTACATTGGTCACTATTTACTTTGGG CTTGGATCATATTTCTCCTTATATGGATGTTCCCTGAAACAATATAAAATTGCGAGCAACATAGTGAATGGTGCTTCTTTAGATGCAGAAGTTGGCACTTACATTGTTCCCACTCATGATAGGAAAATTGCTTCTTTATGGGGTTacatttttcaaattatatttcaG ACTTGTGCAGGTGCTGTAGTGTTAACTGATTCAGTGTTCTGGTTCATCCTTTATCCACTTCTGTCCTCCAGAGATTATAGTGTCGATTTT TTGGTTTTTTGTTTGCACTCAATTAATGCGCTTTTCCTCCTCGGTGACACATCATTAAATTGCATG AGATTTCCAATGTTTCGATTTGCATATTTTGTCTTGTGGACGGCTACTTTTGTGATTTTTCAGTGGATCATCCACGTTTGCGTTTCACTTTG GTGGCCTTATCCTTTCCTTGAGCTATCATCCCCATATGCACCCTTATG GTACTTGGCCGTGGCTTTGATGCACTTTCCATGCTATGGCGTCTTTGTTTTAATAATAAGAATGAAGCACTTGTGGTTATCAAGATCATTTCCTGGCTCTTCCCGGTTTGAAAGGTGA